The following proteins are co-located in the Streptosporangium brasiliense genome:
- a CDS encoding winged helix-turn-helix domain-containing protein: protein MDPGPGQDADRQAVSHRLHHRWRQQLLRRHGWSVQVPARRALERDEQAIATWKAEVWPAAKPPRRTWAPTFVSKTRQARG from the coding sequence CTGGACCCTGGCCCGGGTCAAGACGCTGATCGGCAAGCTGTTTCACATCGGCTACACCATCGATGGCGTCAGCAGCTGCTGCGACGACACGGCTGGTCGGTGCAGGTACCGGCCCGGCGCGCCCTGGAACGCGACGAGCAGGCCATTGCCACCTGGAAGGCCGAGGTGTGGCCGGCCGCAAAGCCACCGCGGCGGACCTGGGCGCCTACATTTGTTTCGAAGACGAGGCAGGCCAGGGGCTGA
- a CDS encoding winged helix-turn-helix domain-containing protein, with amino-acid sequence MSGDIHDHLREWPFAWPDSKIAAVAEEANFPVTLTRSWCVKMQGGGVRFAIPGQTLVTSPTGEPVRLSRTERRVLSALLAADDQGVSSETLIAAVWGDRRFSRTCARKLPTTR; translated from the coding sequence ATGTCAGGCGATATTCATGATCATCTTAGGGAATGGCCTTTCGCTTGGCCAGACAGCAAGATCGCGGCGGTGGCAGAAGAGGCTAATTTCCCAGTTACGCTGACTCGATCATGGTGCGTAAAAATGCAAGGGGGCGGTGTGCGTTTCGCCATTCCGGGACAGACGCTCGTGACATCGCCTACCGGCGAGCCCGTGCGCCTGTCTCGGACGGAACGGCGGGTGCTGTCAGCGTTGCTCGCGGCGGACGATCAAGGTGTGTCGAGCGAGACGCTGATCGCGGCTGTCTGGGGTGACAGGCGATTCTCCCGGACCTGCGCACGGAAATTACCCACGACCCGTTGA
- a CDS encoding helix-turn-helix transcriptional regulator — protein MESLGAFLKSRRDRVTPAEIGLRTFGTARRVPGLRREELAQLAGVSAGYYTRLEQGQAETASKQVLDALARVLQLDPIETVHLHNLARQPANPRLSRPPHEKPHPRVLALLESLGDATPAVVLGRRGDVLAWNRAGHALMAEHIAFDAPQEPTHRPSIPRMFFLDPLSRDLHRNWDELARIHVAYLRLTAGRFPTDARLAELIGELTMRSDEFAMMWTIGEVADCTVGTMHLQHPTVGAASVDYQVWLQPDSPDHRLEIYTPNDPSSADALRILAHQSRRDTGPISGAGSVR, from the coding sequence GTGGAAAGTCTCGGAGCGTTTCTGAAGAGCCGTCGTGATCGGGTCACGCCGGCCGAGATCGGGCTACGCACGTTCGGAACCGCTCGCCGGGTTCCCGGCCTGCGACGTGAAGAGCTCGCCCAGCTCGCGGGCGTCAGCGCCGGATACTACACACGCCTGGAACAGGGGCAGGCGGAAACCGCCTCCAAGCAGGTGCTCGACGCCCTCGCACGGGTGCTGCAACTCGACCCGATCGAGACCGTTCACCTGCACAACCTCGCTCGACAACCCGCCAATCCCCGTCTCTCCCGACCGCCCCATGAGAAGCCCCACCCACGCGTTCTCGCACTCCTGGAATCGCTCGGGGACGCGACGCCGGCGGTCGTGCTCGGCCGCCGTGGCGACGTGCTCGCATGGAACCGCGCAGGTCACGCGCTCATGGCCGAGCACATCGCATTCGACGCGCCACAGGAGCCGACGCACCGCCCATCCATCCCGAGGATGTTCTTCCTCGATCCGCTCTCCCGCGACCTGCACCGCAACTGGGACGAGCTGGCCCGCATCCACGTCGCCTATCTCCGGCTCACCGCGGGCCGGTTCCCCACGGACGCCCGCCTGGCGGAGTTGATCGGAGAGCTCACGATGCGCAGCGACGAGTTCGCGATGATGTGGACGATCGGGGAGGTCGCCGACTGCACCGTGGGCACCATGCACCTGCAACATCCCACCGTCGGTGCCGCGAGCGTGGACTACCAGGTCTGGCTTCAGCCCGACAGCCCCGACCACCGGCTTGAGATATACACCCCGAACGACCCGAGCTCCGCCGACGCCCTGCGAATCCTGGCGCATCAAAGCCGCCGGGACACCGGGCCGATCTCTGGCGCCGGATCCGTCCGGTGA
- a CDS encoding cytochrome P450: MTATVDPESSATCPIAHPFDQDADGVNQPGLHKNQKYHDIREAGTGVADVLRANGTLGKLITRYDDVMEVLRDQKVFSREAARDVDDVGLEGTILGLDGDNHAAVRNVVKDWFTAQAIEKRRGEVEDRATARLKAMIDEGEPADLLDAFTIPLALDTIGDMLGLPQQDRQQFRQWGEAFLGNSTLTRTEAETSALAMAGYLAGLIEQRRQQPASDLLSQIAVDGAHLPPDQLLMLPIALVLGGWETTATSIGTFIQVLLTHPYAKHETAYGYLADHPEMIPGAITELERMHSNAAADSMPRRVMQAVTLPSGAHLQPGDVAIPSHDAANYDPRVFADPHRLDFARTPNRHLSFGYGPHHCIGRHLGHMEMVIAISLLIRELPALRLAIPAEEIRYKAGHALSGPVKLPVAWS; this comes from the coding sequence ATGACCGCCACCGTCGATCCGGAAAGCTCTGCCACCTGTCCGATCGCCCACCCCTTCGATCAGGACGCTGACGGAGTCAACCAGCCCGGCCTGCACAAAAACCAGAAGTACCACGACATCCGGGAGGCCGGCACCGGCGTCGCCGACGTCCTTCGCGCCAACGGCACCCTCGGCAAGCTCATCACCCGCTACGACGATGTCATGGAGGTCCTGCGCGACCAGAAGGTGTTCTCCCGGGAGGCCGCTCGCGACGTCGACGACGTCGGTCTCGAAGGCACCATCTTGGGCCTGGACGGAGACAACCACGCGGCGGTGCGCAACGTCGTCAAGGACTGGTTCACCGCGCAGGCGATCGAAAAACGCCGCGGGGAGGTCGAGGACCGGGCCACAGCCCGGCTGAAGGCGATGATCGACGAAGGTGAGCCAGCCGATCTCCTTGATGCGTTCACCATCCCCCTGGCGCTGGACACCATCGGCGACATGCTGGGACTGCCGCAGCAAGACCGGCAGCAGTTCCGCCAATGGGGGGAGGCGTTCCTGGGCAACAGCACCCTGACCCGCACCGAAGCGGAAACCTCAGCTCTGGCCATGGCCGGCTACCTGGCCGGTCTGATCGAGCAACGACGCCAGCAGCCAGCATCTGATCTGCTGTCACAGATCGCCGTCGACGGGGCGCACCTCCCTCCCGACCAACTGCTCATGCTGCCGATCGCGTTGGTGCTGGGCGGGTGGGAGACCACGGCCACGTCCATCGGCACGTTCATCCAAGTCCTTCTCACTCACCCTTACGCCAAGCACGAGACCGCCTACGGGTATCTGGCAGACCATCCCGAGATGATCCCCGGCGCGATCACCGAATTGGAGCGGATGCATTCCAACGCAGCCGCCGACAGCATGCCCCGTCGTGTGATGCAGGCGGTGACACTTCCCAGTGGCGCGCACCTGCAGCCGGGTGACGTGGCGATCCCCTCCCATGACGCCGCTAACTATGACCCGCGGGTCTTCGCCGATCCACACCGTCTCGACTTCGCCCGCACCCCCAACCGGCATCTGTCGTTCGGCTATGGGCCGCACCACTGCATCGGCCGCCACCTCGGCCACATGGAGATGGTGATAGCGATCAGCCTGCTGATCCGTGAACTGCCCGCGCTACGCCTGGCCATCCCGGCCGAAGAGATCCGCTACAAGGCCGGACACGCCCTCAGCGGTCCGGTGAAGCTGCCAGTGGCCTGGAGCTGA
- a CDS encoding pyridoxine/pyridoxamine 5'-phosphate oxidase, translating into MPVADLRQLLRGLPVFPESMPAFDPATAPDDPDELFVEWLRAAIAAGVPAPHAMTLSTVDDGRPAARVLILKNLTGGEWRFATGSTSPKGRQLAAHPYAALTFFWPTVGRQIRIRGAVRSADRQDSAQDFLARPPGSRAEALVGRQSQVLADPAELDAALAGAYAEIEEDPGLVAPHWTLYGVRAEQVEFWQADADRRHTRLRYRRTGDDWSREMLWP; encoded by the coding sequence ATGCCCGTCGCCGATCTGCGGCAGTTGCTCCGCGGGCTGCCCGTCTTCCCCGAGTCCATGCCCGCCTTCGACCCGGCCACGGCGCCCGACGACCCGGACGAGCTGTTCGTCGAGTGGCTGCGGGCCGCGATCGCGGCGGGGGTCCCCGCACCCCACGCCATGACGCTGTCCACCGTGGACGACGGGCGCCCGGCCGCCCGCGTGCTCATCCTGAAGAACCTGACCGGCGGCGAATGGCGGTTCGCCACCGGCTCCACCAGCCCCAAGGGCCGCCAGCTCGCCGCGCACCCGTACGCGGCGCTGACCTTCTTCTGGCCCACGGTCGGACGGCAGATCCGGATCCGCGGCGCCGTACGGTCCGCCGACCGGCAGGACAGCGCCCAGGACTTCCTCGCCAGGCCGCCCGGCTCCCGGGCGGAGGCGCTGGTCGGGCGGCAGAGCCAGGTGCTGGCCGACCCCGCCGAGCTCGACGCGGCCCTGGCCGGGGCGTACGCGGAGATCGAGGAGGATCCCGGTCTCGTCGCCCCGCACTGGACCCTGTACGGCGTGCGCGCCGAGCAGGTCGAGTTCTGGCAGGCCGACGCCGACCGGCGGCACACCCGGCTGCGCTACCGGCGGACCGGTGATGACTGGTCACGCGAGATGCTCTGGCCGTAA
- a CDS encoding DUF4232 domain-containing protein, with translation MKRSNGAGRLAALSTVMAAVLTVSAACGSPAPSGQSGQSGQDSTPARASAAGAAVSPAADVRPADTRAGAGVRPAGAGAGTGTGTRSTGAGSTAAGTEAAESGSSTAGSAVGRCRTEALAARIGPVDAGAGQRYAPLVVTNGSTRTCWVYGFAGLIMIDRDGDALRTRTRRENVRPRRVTLRPGAGAHARIHWTEVPSGGERRCPVSARLMIIPPDEVAHLEIPFTARVCDDGRLDITPMAPGTRL, from the coding sequence ATGAAACGATCCAACGGTGCCGGGCGGCTGGCGGCTCTCTCGACGGTGATGGCGGCCGTGCTGACGGTGTCGGCCGCGTGCGGCTCCCCCGCCCCCTCCGGACAGTCCGGACAGTCCGGACAGGACAGTACACCGGCCCGGGCATCCGCCGCCGGGGCCGCCGTCTCACCCGCCGCGGACGTACGGCCTGCGGACACGCGCGCGGGCGCGGGCGTACGGCCCGCGGGTGCGGGTGCGGGTACCGGCACGGGCACGCGGTCCACGGGCGCGGGCTCCACGGCGGCGGGCACGGAAGCGGCCGAATCCGGCTCCTCCACCGCGGGGTCGGCGGTCGGGCGGTGCCGTACGGAGGCGCTCGCGGCGCGGATCGGCCCGGTGGACGCCGGGGCGGGCCAGCGGTACGCGCCGCTGGTGGTCACCAACGGCTCCACCCGGACCTGCTGGGTGTACGGCTTCGCCGGCCTGATCATGATCGACCGCGACGGCGACGCGCTGCGCACCAGGACGCGCAGGGAGAACGTCCGGCCGCGCCGGGTCACCCTGCGGCCGGGGGCCGGCGCCCACGCCAGGATCCACTGGACCGAGGTGCCCAGCGGCGGCGAGCGGAGGTGCCCGGTCTCCGCACGGCTGATGATCATCCCGCCGGACGAGGTCGCGCACCTGGAGATCCCCTTCACCGCCAGGGTCTGCGACGACGGGCGGCTCGACATCACCCCGATGGCCCCGGGCACGCGCCTGTGA
- a CDS encoding MFS transporter translates to MSRQHTHNSPGLRAWLGLLVILGPVLLVSMDGSILFLAIPRISQALRPTADQALWILDVYGFAVGSLLVAFGNIGDRYGRLRLLLIGATVFGVGSTVAAFAPSAELLIVARALMGVAGATLLPSALAVLSELFADPRRRAQAIGVFAAAFAAGFAVGPVAGGILLERFWWGSVFLINLPVIALFLFFAPILLREVRATRPGRVDAISVVTSATGLLLTIYGLKHAAAEGLSIIPVLVGIAGLVLLTWFVRRQRSLQHPLIDFSLFRDRVFTVAIITGLLPLAAWSAAAYLAGIYLQSILDLPVLHTALLAIPGAVVLTITCVVTPFVVDRIGKRTALILCHFSIATGLLFLLPTTITGGIGWYVASTVISGVGYGICFSVVADTAVGAVPAERAGSAGALAETSNEIGNALGIALLGSLAALVFRLQGPDLAPTLDETLQLPDLAPAVVAEAETAFVSGLHLAAAVAAALHMALGVLALRRLPRSVTAQVDSDPEDTTVENQHARTW, encoded by the coding sequence ATGTCTCGACAGCACACGCACAACTCACCGGGCCTGCGGGCCTGGCTCGGCCTTCTGGTGATCCTCGGGCCCGTACTGCTGGTCTCCATGGACGGGTCGATCCTGTTCCTGGCGATACCCCGGATCAGCCAGGCCCTCAGGCCAACCGCCGACCAGGCCTTGTGGATCCTGGACGTCTACGGCTTCGCCGTCGGCTCCCTGCTGGTCGCGTTCGGCAACATCGGCGACCGGTACGGCCGGCTGAGGTTGCTCCTGATCGGCGCGACGGTCTTCGGCGTCGGCTCCACGGTGGCGGCGTTCGCGCCCAGCGCCGAGCTTTTGATCGTCGCCCGTGCGCTGATGGGAGTAGCGGGTGCGACCCTCCTGCCATCGGCTCTGGCCGTATTGAGCGAGCTGTTCGCCGACCCGCGGCGACGGGCGCAAGCCATCGGCGTCTTCGCCGCGGCGTTCGCGGCGGGGTTCGCCGTCGGTCCGGTCGCCGGCGGCATCCTGTTGGAAAGGTTCTGGTGGGGCTCGGTCTTCTTGATCAACCTTCCCGTCATCGCCCTGTTCCTGTTCTTCGCGCCGATCCTGCTCCGTGAGGTGCGCGCGACTCGCCCAGGTCGCGTCGACGCGATCAGTGTCGTGACCTCCGCGACCGGCCTGCTGCTCACGATCTACGGCCTCAAGCACGCCGCCGCCGAAGGTCTGTCGATCATCCCGGTTCTCGTGGGGATCGCAGGGCTGGTGCTGCTGACGTGGTTTGTCCGTCGGCAGCGGAGCCTTCAGCATCCGTTGATCGACTTCTCGCTCTTCCGCGACCGGGTCTTCACGGTGGCGATCATCACCGGTCTACTGCCGTTGGCGGCGTGGTCGGCGGCCGCGTACCTGGCGGGCATCTACCTCCAGTCCATCCTCGACCTGCCCGTCCTGCACACGGCGCTCCTCGCGATTCCCGGCGCCGTGGTTCTCACCATCACCTGCGTCGTCACCCCCTTCGTGGTCGATCGCATCGGAAAGCGGACCGCCCTCATCCTCTGCCACTTCTCCATCGCGACGGGCCTGCTGTTCCTGCTCCCCACGACGATCACGGGCGGGATCGGCTGGTACGTCGCCTCCACAGTCATCTCGGGCGTCGGCTACGGCATCTGTTTCAGCGTCGTCGCCGACACTGCCGTCGGTGCCGTCCCCGCGGAGCGAGCCGGCTCGGCGGGCGCGCTCGCAGAGACCAGCAACGAGATCGGCAACGCCCTCGGCATCGCGCTCCTCGGCTCGCTCGCCGCCCTGGTCTTCCGACTTCAGGGGCCGGACCTGGCCCCCACCCTGGACGAGACCCTCCAGCTTCCGGACCTCGCGCCCGCGGTGGTCGCGGAGGCGGAGACGGCCTTCGTCTCCGGCCTGCACCTGGCCGCCGCGGTGGCCGCCGCCCTGCACATGGCACTCGGCGTTCTCGCCCTTCGCCGGCTCCCCAGATCCGTGACAGCACAGGTCGACTCCGATCCCGAGGACACCACAGTGGAGAACCAGCATGCCCGCACCTGGTAG
- a CDS encoding SRPBCC domain-containing protein → MREITASIDIAASPEHIWNTLTDFSGYSEWNPMFIGGSGELVPGGKLALRMPVTPGGRAMTFTTTVLVADGRLLRWRGRLIGPAVFEAVHEFALAPHETGTRLTQREALVGALVPVAAPMINKYEQVVIRLNEALRNRCQMG, encoded by the coding sequence ATGAGGGAAATTACCGCCTCGATCGATATCGCAGCCTCCCCTGAACACATTTGGAACACCCTTACCGACTTCTCCGGCTACTCAGAGTGGAACCCCATGTTCATCGGTGGTTCCGGCGAGCTGGTTCCTGGGGGCAAGCTGGCTCTGCGCATGCCGGTGACCCCGGGCGGGCGGGCGATGACCTTCACGACCACGGTGCTCGTCGCCGATGGCCGGCTGCTGCGATGGCGAGGACGGTTGATCGGGCCCGCAGTCTTCGAAGCGGTTCACGAGTTCGCTCTCGCCCCGCACGAGACGGGCACCAGGCTGACCCAGCGTGAAGCCCTGGTGGGAGCGCTGGTGCCCGTCGCCGCGCCGATGATCAACAAATATGAGCAGGTGGTCATCCGCTTGAACGAGGCGCTGAGGAACCGATGTCAGATGGGTTGA
- a CDS encoding DUF6461 domain-containing protein, producing the protein MIATPADYSWFSRERFPGLADAYCFTYVRGLTPEEVVTRLGVRVEDCSRVTLDGLIRWQTFGAVAVGDWVLLVEACSGLGVTEEIIMPLSAGTRLISHFYLDVDDMDYFYWIDDGKIRFEFAHDEGYSHRIEDGRIQFMFRPHESYSEEMPDELAEILERIDSPVYPIAAPHKGPAFLLAERLTGITMTPHLLEESTYLGGVVPGSR; encoded by the coding sequence ATGATCGCGACTCCTGCCGACTACTCCTGGTTCTCCCGTGAGCGCTTCCCCGGCCTGGCGGATGCCTACTGCTTCACCTACGTCCGCGGCCTGACGCCTGAGGAAGTGGTGACCCGGCTCGGCGTCCGGGTTGAAGACTGCTCTCGCGTGACGCTTGATGGGCTGATCCGGTGGCAGACCTTCGGTGCCGTCGCCGTCGGAGACTGGGTGCTCCTCGTCGAGGCCTGCAGCGGGCTCGGCGTCACCGAAGAGATCATCATGCCGCTGTCGGCGGGCACCCGTCTCATCTCCCACTTCTACCTCGACGTCGATGACATGGACTACTTCTACTGGATCGACGACGGGAAGATCCGGTTCGAGTTCGCGCACGACGAAGGCTACTCCCACCGGATCGAAGATGGGAGGATCCAGTTCATGTTCAGGCCCCACGAAAGCTACTCGGAGGAGATGCCGGACGAACTCGCAGAGATCCTGGAGCGGATCGACTCCCCCGTCTACCCGATCGCCGCCCCCCACAAAGGGCCGGCGTTCCTCCTGGCCGAGCGCCTCACCGGGATCACGATGACGCCGCACCTGTTGGAGGAGTCCACCTACCTGGGCGGAGTCGTTCCCGGATCGAGGTGA
- a CDS encoding DUF4062 domain-containing protein, protein MYVSSTFQDLVECRHRVRTTLRQMGHTDVAMEYYVAEDARPLERCLRDVADCDLYICVVALRYGFVPDGYEHSITELEFRRAQELGRPTLAFVLKEGASWDTGQIEFAAYPQLQRFREKLRKSFLTGEFTDAGDLGNKVATAVHAWGREQDSARPGHLVNWGSYRVSVTDRHRLVRLQVIMGARQDRPVEIPLSEVFVPQPCRRGRPDYDVPEENGTRADPAEEAAAGPLLAHRPDGPATAMIGRESRQVVLGGPGSGKSTLLLSTALRLCEDPDAPVPILVELRQYALDPSRSLLDYMVAGLNRDHVMDLDPAGLKDLLLNGESTVLFDGLDEVLGPNDRAKITGEIRAFARAFPGASVVVTSRLAGYDAGELEQAGFTHYTLLDFGMPEIRSFIPKWYEFYTLQGDERDAHGLIRRIADSARLRELAGNPLLLTMMAVIYKHSDLPERRWQLYGKCTEVLLEDWDVKRKKIGREELLSFVMTAEQKAQLLQRVAIAMLNGARPGRELNAIARGPLRRIVSGYLQEAYRRSPGEALGIADEILDHLRERTYVLAEIGEDVFGFVHRTFMEFFAAGHILAEFNSRESDFGWLTDEIFGSRWHSDDWREILLLLAAMLKGQGSPVQKVIEYVGHQIPHQAALAFSARLLGEAGAEPWAAGLVERVVSATVTTAGMGRTDSRDALVAEYLSALFLIGDAVPLSDAAKARIQSLAGMSDIRARLTAFQLGVALRGRADRLDFTLAALSGDEATSRGAIAVLEREWPGNERAGHALLDVFDSDRHARVRGEALRALTRSWSLDEALLEVIAARVDRERRHITEIAVPYLTGHWAGDPRALRLTVAFTALKVFGQEFYFDQPYFESSYSLIRESWREPLLQEVLHAVNEGHPDARTRLLARLVLVRAQEGDRPPAAVTGLLTEALQMLPSGTAMDTALSSIAEEEGKYEWMKHVALTTDHRSIHYACCSALYEFVVDHPLGGYTRDILDWLPAQLRNGSTTPHPPSAAYLLLRAGASAGEIEREFRGGDLQRRLTGLLVTVWGHLPLDLLDLPYLVSQLATVGPGSDEQLHLIAENFSVHAPLDEGTVRLVNSYARGDESWKIRAFALSLLAFWGTPPAELADAVASAVTLQGSVKDPPWARRVLEVARSGHPPES, encoded by the coding sequence GTGTACGTCTCCTCCACGTTCCAGGACCTGGTCGAGTGCCGCCACCGCGTCCGCACGACGCTGCGGCAGATGGGGCACACCGACGTCGCCATGGAGTACTACGTCGCCGAGGACGCCCGGCCGCTGGAGCGCTGCCTGCGGGACGTCGCCGACTGCGACCTCTACATCTGCGTCGTCGCCCTGCGCTACGGCTTCGTCCCCGACGGGTACGAGCACTCCATCACGGAGCTGGAGTTCCGCAGGGCCCAGGAGCTGGGCAGGCCCACCCTGGCCTTCGTCCTCAAGGAGGGGGCGAGCTGGGACACCGGCCAGATCGAGTTCGCGGCCTACCCTCAGCTCCAGCGCTTCCGCGAGAAGCTGAGGAAGTCCTTCCTCACAGGCGAGTTCACCGACGCGGGCGACCTCGGGAACAAGGTCGCCACCGCCGTCCACGCCTGGGGGCGCGAGCAGGACTCCGCCCGGCCGGGACACCTGGTCAACTGGGGCTCCTACCGCGTCTCGGTCACCGACCGGCACCGGCTGGTGCGCCTGCAGGTCATCATGGGCGCCCGTCAGGACCGGCCGGTCGAGATCCCGCTGTCCGAGGTGTTCGTGCCCCAGCCCTGCCGGCGCGGGCGCCCCGACTACGACGTCCCCGAGGAGAACGGCACACGGGCCGACCCCGCCGAGGAGGCGGCGGCCGGTCCCCTGCTGGCCCACCGGCCGGACGGGCCGGCGACCGCCATGATCGGCCGGGAGAGCCGCCAGGTCGTCCTGGGCGGTCCCGGCAGCGGCAAGAGCACGCTCCTGCTGAGCACGGCGCTGCGGCTGTGCGAGGACCCGGACGCCCCGGTCCCGATCCTGGTCGAGCTGCGGCAGTACGCACTGGACCCGTCACGGAGCCTGCTCGACTACATGGTCGCCGGCCTGAACCGCGACCACGTGATGGACCTCGACCCGGCCGGGCTGAAAGATCTCCTGCTCAACGGGGAGTCGACGGTCCTGTTCGACGGCCTGGACGAGGTCCTCGGCCCCAACGACCGCGCGAAGATCACCGGCGAGATACGGGCGTTCGCCCGGGCGTTCCCGGGAGCGTCCGTCGTCGTGACCTCACGCCTGGCGGGCTACGACGCCGGCGAGCTGGAGCAGGCGGGGTTCACGCACTACACGCTGCTGGACTTCGGGATGCCGGAGATCAGATCCTTCATCCCCAAGTGGTATGAGTTCTACACTCTGCAGGGCGACGAGCGGGACGCCCACGGCCTGATCCGCCGGATCGCCGACAGCGCGCGGCTGCGCGAGCTGGCCGGCAACCCCCTCCTGCTGACCATGATGGCGGTCATCTACAAACACTCCGACCTGCCCGAACGCCGCTGGCAGCTGTACGGCAAGTGCACCGAGGTGCTGCTGGAGGACTGGGACGTCAAGCGCAAGAAGATCGGCCGCGAGGAGCTGCTGAGCTTCGTGATGACCGCCGAGCAGAAGGCGCAGCTCCTGCAGCGGGTGGCCATCGCCATGCTGAACGGCGCCCGGCCGGGCCGGGAGCTGAACGCCATCGCCCGCGGGCCCCTGCGCCGCATCGTCTCTGGCTACCTGCAGGAGGCCTATCGCCGCTCTCCCGGCGAGGCCCTCGGCATCGCCGACGAGATCCTCGACCACCTGCGCGAGCGGACGTACGTACTGGCCGAGATCGGCGAGGACGTCTTCGGTTTCGTCCACCGCACCTTCATGGAGTTCTTCGCCGCCGGCCACATCCTCGCCGAGTTCAACTCCCGCGAGTCCGACTTCGGCTGGCTCACCGACGAGATCTTCGGCTCCCGCTGGCACTCCGACGACTGGCGCGAGATCCTGTTGCTGCTGGCCGCGATGCTCAAGGGTCAGGGCTCCCCGGTCCAGAAGGTGATCGAATACGTCGGTCACCAGATCCCGCACCAGGCGGCGCTCGCCTTCTCGGCCCGGCTCCTCGGCGAGGCGGGCGCGGAGCCGTGGGCGGCGGGACTGGTCGAGAGGGTGGTCTCCGCCACGGTCACGACCGCCGGGATGGGCCGGACCGACAGCCGCGACGCGCTCGTCGCCGAATACCTCTCCGCGCTCTTCCTGATAGGGGACGCCGTCCCGCTCTCCGACGCGGCCAAGGCCCGGATCCAGTCGCTCGCGGGCATGAGCGACATCCGGGCGCGGCTGACCGCCTTCCAGCTCGGGGTCGCGCTGCGCGGCCGGGCGGACCGGCTGGACTTCACACTCGCCGCGCTGTCCGGGGACGAGGCGACGAGCCGGGGCGCCATCGCGGTGCTGGAGCGCGAGTGGCCGGGCAACGAGCGGGCCGGCCACGCCCTGCTCGACGTCTTCGACTCCGACCGGCACGCCCGCGTCCGTGGCGAGGCGCTCAGGGCGCTGACCAGGAGCTGGTCACTGGACGAGGCACTTCTGGAGGTCATCGCCGCCCGGGTGGACCGGGAGCGCAGGCACATCACGGAGATCGCCGTCCCCTATCTCACCGGACACTGGGCGGGCGACCCGCGCGCCCTCCGGCTCACCGTCGCGTTCACCGCGCTCAAGGTGTTCGGCCAGGAGTTCTACTTCGACCAGCCGTATTTCGAGAGCTCCTACTCCCTGATCAGGGAGTCATGGCGGGAACCGCTCCTGCAGGAGGTCCTCCACGCCGTCAACGAGGGCCATCCCGACGCCAGGACCCGGCTGCTGGCCCGTCTCGTCCTGGTGCGAGCCCAGGAAGGCGACCGGCCCCCGGCTGCGGTCACCGGGCTTCTCACCGAGGCCCTCCAGATGCTCCCATCGGGCACGGCGATGGACACCGCGCTCTCCTCCATCGCCGAGGAGGAGGGGAAGTACGAGTGGATGAAGCACGTCGCGCTGACCACGGACCACAGGAGCATCCATTACGCGTGCTGCAGCGCGCTGTACGAGTTCGTCGTGGATCATCCCCTCGGCGGTTACACCCGCGACATACTGGACTGGCTGCCCGCACAGCTCAGGAACGGCTCCACCACCCCCCACCCCCCGAGCGCGGCATACCTTCTGCTGCGCGCCGGAGCGAGCGCCGGCGAGATAGAGCGGGAGTTCCGCGGAGGAGACCTGCAGAGGCGGCTCACCGGACTGCTCGTCACGGTATGGGGGCACCTGCCGCTGGATCTGCTGGATCTGCCCTACCTGGTCTCACAGCTGGCCACCGTCGGCCCGGGAAGCGACGAGCAGCTTCATCTGATCGCAGAGAACTTCTCCGTCCACGCCCCTCTGGACGAGGGCACCGTCCGGCTCGTGAACTCCTACGCCCGCGGTGACGAGAGCTGGAAGATACGGGCGTTCGCCCTGTCGCTCCTCGCCTTCTGGGGGACGCCTCCCGCCGAACTGGCCGATGCCGTGGCCTCGGCCGTCACGCTCCAGGGGAGCGTCAAGGATCCGCCTTGGGCGCGGCGCGTCCTCGAGGTGGCCCGGTCCGGGCACCCTCCGGAGAGCTGA